A single genomic interval of Epinephelus fuscoguttatus linkage group LG22, E.fuscoguttatus.final_Chr_v1 harbors:
- the tmcc3 gene encoding transmembrane and coiled-coil domain protein 3 isoform X1: protein MRKNYSAIPLIYVTEAERSSCDVLSIPVPIRRGGSESNLDVVDSVGDDGVGLDFTKGALGIDSLQQKILKVTEQIKVEQTARDQNVAEYLKLVNNADKQQVSRIRQVFEKKNQKSAHSIARLQRKLEQYHRRVKDGETNGKHSHKDGSSKESGTHSKEGSLRDVSATGRHPALDKVKTIGPGVSLSPPFFFNKSREFANLIRNKFGSADNIAHLKNSMESGSGLQVDAGARGLSGSATTVAKTSKYHSDDECSTGTSASADSNGNPAGGSGAGSGGAGRSDSNGRLGEVLDMVREIREAQAQLAEDMETLNTQFKRDYSYFTQMMQEERYRYERLEDQLNDLTELHMHETNNLKQELASIEEKVAYQAYERARDIQEVLESCQTRVSKLELHQQQQQTVQLENTDAKVLLGKCINIMLAIVTVILVCVSTAAKFTAPLLRSRLHLALTCVGVSVLALLWKNWEHLPCALERLLLPH, encoded by the exons gcGGAGCGCAGCTCTTGCGATGTCCTCAGCATCCCGGTGCCCATTCGTCGCGGTGGCTCGGAGTCCAACCTGGACGTGGTGGACAGTGTCGGCGATGACGGAGTGGGCCTGGATTTCACCAAGGGAGCGCTGGGTATCGACAGCCTGCAGCAGAAGATCCTCAAG GTGACGGAGCAGATTAAGGTGGAGCAGACGGCTCGGGACCAGAACGTCGCCGAGTACCTGAAGCTTGTGAACAATGCTGACAAGCAGCAGGTGTCACGAATACGTCAGGTCTTTGAAAAGAAGAACCAGAAGTCGGCGCACTCCATCGCCCGGCTgcagaggaagctggagcagtaccaccgccGCGTGAAGGACGGTGAGACCAACGGCAAACACAGCCACAAGGACGGCAGCAGCAAGGAGTCCGGGACACACAGTAAGGAGGGCAGCCTGCGTGACGTCAGCGCCACTGGACGGCACCCGGCGCTGGATAAAGTGAAGACAATCGGGCCCGGGGTGTCGCTCTCACCGCCGTTCTTCTTCAACAAGTCGCGGGAGTTTGCCAACCTCATTAGGAACAAGTTCGGTAGCGCTGACAACATCGCCCACCTCAAGAACTCCATGGAGTCAGGGTCGGGGCTGCAGGTGGACGCTGGGGCGAGGGGTCTGAGCGGGAGCGCCACCACGGTAGCGAAGACGAGTAAGTACCACAGTGACGACGAGTGCTCCACGGGGACGTCCGCATCCGCTGACTCAAACGGGAACCCGGCTGGGGGCTCCGGGGCTGGATCTGGAGGTGCGGGGAGGTCGGACTCCAACGGACGGCTGGGGGAGGTGCTGGACATGGTGCGGGAGATCAGGGAGGCTCAGGCACAGCTGGCAGAGGACATGGAGACTCTGAATACACAGTTCAAACGAGATTACAGCTACTTCACACAGATGATGCAGGAGGAGAGATACAG gtatGAGCGGTTGGAGGACCAGTTAAACGACTTGACGGAGCTCCACATGCATGAGACCAATAATCTGAAGCAGGAACTGGCCAGTATCGAGGAGAAGGTGGCGTACCAGGCCTATGAGAGGGCCAGAGACATTCAG gaggtcCTGGAGTCGTGCCAGACTCGTGTGTCTAAGCTGGAgctccatcagcagcagcagcagacggttCAGCTGGAAAACACCGACGCAAAGGTGCTGCTGGGGAAGTGCATCAACATCATGCTTGCTATCGTCACCGTGATCCTCGTGTGCGTTTCCACGGCAGCCAAGTTCACCGCCCCGCTGCTGCGTAGCCGCCTCCACCTGGCACTTACCTGCGTGGGCGTGTCCGTGTTGGCGCTGCTGTGGAAGAACTGGGAACATCTACCGTGCGCGCTGGAACGATTGCTCCTCCCGCACTGA
- the tmcc3 gene encoding transmembrane and coiled-coil domain protein 3 isoform X2, translating to MAERSSCDVLSIPVPIRRGGSESNLDVVDSVGDDGVGLDFTKGALGIDSLQQKILKVTEQIKVEQTARDQNVAEYLKLVNNADKQQVSRIRQVFEKKNQKSAHSIARLQRKLEQYHRRVKDGETNGKHSHKDGSSKESGTHSKEGSLRDVSATGRHPALDKVKTIGPGVSLSPPFFFNKSREFANLIRNKFGSADNIAHLKNSMESGSGLQVDAGARGLSGSATTVAKTSKYHSDDECSTGTSASADSNGNPAGGSGAGSGGAGRSDSNGRLGEVLDMVREIREAQAQLAEDMETLNTQFKRDYSYFTQMMQEERYRYERLEDQLNDLTELHMHETNNLKQELASIEEKVAYQAYERARDIQEVLESCQTRVSKLELHQQQQQTVQLENTDAKVLLGKCINIMLAIVTVILVCVSTAAKFTAPLLRSRLHLALTCVGVSVLALLWKNWEHLPCALERLLLPH from the exons ATG gcGGAGCGCAGCTCTTGCGATGTCCTCAGCATCCCGGTGCCCATTCGTCGCGGTGGCTCGGAGTCCAACCTGGACGTGGTGGACAGTGTCGGCGATGACGGAGTGGGCCTGGATTTCACCAAGGGAGCGCTGGGTATCGACAGCCTGCAGCAGAAGATCCTCAAG GTGACGGAGCAGATTAAGGTGGAGCAGACGGCTCGGGACCAGAACGTCGCCGAGTACCTGAAGCTTGTGAACAATGCTGACAAGCAGCAGGTGTCACGAATACGTCAGGTCTTTGAAAAGAAGAACCAGAAGTCGGCGCACTCCATCGCCCGGCTgcagaggaagctggagcagtaccaccgccGCGTGAAGGACGGTGAGACCAACGGCAAACACAGCCACAAGGACGGCAGCAGCAAGGAGTCCGGGACACACAGTAAGGAGGGCAGCCTGCGTGACGTCAGCGCCACTGGACGGCACCCGGCGCTGGATAAAGTGAAGACAATCGGGCCCGGGGTGTCGCTCTCACCGCCGTTCTTCTTCAACAAGTCGCGGGAGTTTGCCAACCTCATTAGGAACAAGTTCGGTAGCGCTGACAACATCGCCCACCTCAAGAACTCCATGGAGTCAGGGTCGGGGCTGCAGGTGGACGCTGGGGCGAGGGGTCTGAGCGGGAGCGCCACCACGGTAGCGAAGACGAGTAAGTACCACAGTGACGACGAGTGCTCCACGGGGACGTCCGCATCCGCTGACTCAAACGGGAACCCGGCTGGGGGCTCCGGGGCTGGATCTGGAGGTGCGGGGAGGTCGGACTCCAACGGACGGCTGGGGGAGGTGCTGGACATGGTGCGGGAGATCAGGGAGGCTCAGGCACAGCTGGCAGAGGACATGGAGACTCTGAATACACAGTTCAAACGAGATTACAGCTACTTCACACAGATGATGCAGGAGGAGAGATACAG gtatGAGCGGTTGGAGGACCAGTTAAACGACTTGACGGAGCTCCACATGCATGAGACCAATAATCTGAAGCAGGAACTGGCCAGTATCGAGGAGAAGGTGGCGTACCAGGCCTATGAGAGGGCCAGAGACATTCAG gaggtcCTGGAGTCGTGCCAGACTCGTGTGTCTAAGCTGGAgctccatcagcagcagcagcagacggttCAGCTGGAAAACACCGACGCAAAGGTGCTGCTGGGGAAGTGCATCAACATCATGCTTGCTATCGTCACCGTGATCCTCGTGTGCGTTTCCACGGCAGCCAAGTTCACCGCCCCGCTGCTGCGTAGCCGCCTCCACCTGGCACTTACCTGCGTGGGCGTGTCCGTGTTGGCGCTGCTGTGGAAGAACTGGGAACATCTACCGTGCGCGCTGGAACGATTGCTCCTCCCGCACTGA